A single genomic interval of Peromyscus leucopus breed LL Stock chromosome 7, UCI_PerLeu_2.1, whole genome shotgun sequence harbors:
- the Zbtb38 gene encoding zinc finger and BTB domain-containing protein 38 — protein sequence MTVMSLSRDLKDDLHSDTVLSILNEQRIRGILCDVTIIVEDTKFKAHSNVLAASSLYFKNIFWSHTICISSHVLELDDLKAEVFTEILNYIYSSTVVVKRQETVTDLAAAGKKLGISFLEDLSDRSFSNSPGPYVVCITEKGVVKEEKNEKRHEEPAVTNGPRITNAFSIIETENSNNMFSPLDLRANFKKVSDSMRTASLCQERTSVCHEAEPVRTLAEHSYAVSSITEAYRSQPVREHDSTLSGKTGKENDDDALATKAKPCRKPKTPTQDSDPTTENAPLLPVTSPEVNDERSPQPAPILPHSKPPSNEGDVHFPREEEKQAPDIPGPAAAEVPPLVYNCSCCSKSFDSSTLLSAHMQLHKPAQEPLVCKYCNKQFTTLNRLDRHEQICMRSSHMPIPGETQPFLENYPTIGQNGSAFTSPESLVPENRIGELSSAGSALPDEDHMVKFVNGQMLYSCTVCKRSYVTLSSLRRHANVHSWRRTYPCHYCNKVFALAEYRTRHEIWHTGERRYQCIFCLETFMTYYILKNHQKSFHAIDHRLSINKKTANGGLKPPVYPYKLYRLLPMRCKRAPYKSFRNSSYATSRENSQRSVSAPDTFVVLNLQSSEMPTLNLQDGRNPLTSSPAIPVETPSHEGTPTPAKVKNTEVFKWKKEALKTDLVKNFDSTEVSVSSTGNSVSASLQAEPTHASSVGKGSELNSASVISYSGPVPSVIVHSSQFSSVIKHSNAVAALTSNHEAPAQPVLSPSLKDDSRPEAEKASKLAGRPKSVKEKKKAIPCNKGEITEEAKHIADHGGSLGRTTDVAEGTSKIETYIAKPALPGTSTNSNVAPLCQITVKIGNEAIVKRHILGSKLFYRRGRKPKYQMQEEPLPQESDPETHGDSLGLCQTECVEMSEAFDDVSDQDSTDKPWRPYYNYKPKKKSKQLRKMRRVKWKKEHRSRSPSRRCRYPAELDRAEAKPPPDKALEEEENKEMPKLQCELCDGDKAAGAEAEGKPHQHLTVKPYICELCAKQFQSPSTLKMHMRCHTGEKPYQCKTCGRCFSVQGNLQKHERIHLGVKEFICQYCNKAFTLNETLKIHERIHTGEKRYHCQFCFQGFLYLSTKRNHERRHVREHDGKGFACFQCPKICKTAAALRMHQKKHLFKILSKQEKIGDMCHENSDLLESQLGTDSEDSDQRDDIQTFAENVE from the coding sequence ATGACAGTCATGTCCCTCTCCAGGGACCTCAAGGAcgacctccacagtgacacagtgcTCTCCATCTTAAACGAGCAGCGCATCCGGGGCATTTTATGTGATGTCACCATCATTGTGGAAGACACCAAGTTTAAAGCCCACAGCAATGTCTTGGCTGCCTCAAGcctttatttcaaaaatatattttggagCCATACGATCTGTATTTCCAGCCACGTCCTGGAGCTGGATGATCTGAAAGCCGAGGTGTTTACAGAAATACTTAATTATATCTACAGCTCCACTGTTGTGGTCAAGAGACAGGAGACTGTCACCGACCTTGCCGCTGCAGGGAAAAAGCTGGGAATATCATTCTTGGAAGACCTTAGTGACCGCAGCTTCTCAAATTCCCCAGGTCCCTACGTAGTCTGCATTACTGAAAAGGGCGtggttaaagaagaaaaaaatgaaaaaaggcacGAAGAACCAGCTGTTACCAATGGGCCAAGGATCACAAATGCATTTTCCATCATTGAAACAGAAAATAGTAATAACATGTTTTCTCCACTGGACTTGAGGGCAAACTTCAAAAAGGTGTCTGATTCCATGAGAACAGCCAGCCTCTGCCAGGAGAGGACCAGCGTCTGCCACGAGGCAGAGCCTGTCCGCACGCTTGCTGAGCATTCGTATGCTGTTTCTTCCATCACTGAGGCTTACAGGAGTCAGCCTGTGCGGGAACACGACAGCACTTTATCTGgtaagacaggaaaagaaaacgACGACGATGCGCTTGCCACGAAAGCAAAGCCATGCCGAAAGCCAAAGACCCCAACCCAGGATTCTGACCCAACTACAGAAAATGCGCCACTGCTCCCAGTAACCAGCCCAGAAGTTAATGACGAGAGAAGTCCACAGCCAGCTCCAATTCTGCCACACTCAAAACCTCCCAGCAATGAAGGAGATGTCCATTTTcccagggaagaggaaaagcaagCCCCTGATATTCCTggtccagcagcagcagaggtCCCGCCCCTTGTTTATAACTGCAGTTGCTGTTCCAAATCCTTCGACAGCAGCACACTGCTCAGTGCCCACATGCAGCTCCACAAGCCAGCCCAGGAGCCTTTGGTATGCAAGTACTGCAACAAGCAGTTCACCACCCTCAACAGGTTGGATCGGCATGAACAGATCTGTATGAGGTCTAGCCACATGCCCATCCCAGGAGAAACCCAGCCGTTTTTAGAAAACTATCCCACTATTGGACAGAATGGAAGTGCGTTCACAAGTCCGGAATCCTTAGTACCAGAAAACAGGATTGGTGAACTTTCCAGCGCTGGGAGTGCCTTGCCAGACGAGGACCACATGGTGAAATTTGTGAACGGGCAGATGCTCTACAGCTGCACTGTGTGCAAACGTAGTTATGTGACTTTATCCAGCCTCCGAAGGCATGCAAATGTGCACTCGTGGAGAAGAACATACCCCTGCCATTACTGCAACAAGGTCTTCGCACTGGCCGAGTACAGGACACGGCATGAAATCTGGCATACTGGAGAGAGGCGGTACCAGTGCATATTTTGTCTCGAAACTTTTATGACCTACTACATACTAAAAAATCATCAGAAGTCTTTTCATGCCATAGATCACAGACTCTCCATCAACAAAAAAACTGCAAATGGAGGCTTGAAGCCTCCTGTCTATCCATACAAACTTTACAGGCTCTTGCCTATGAGATGCAAGAGGGCACCTTATAAGAGCTTCCGGAATTCTTCCTACGCCACTTCTCGAGAAAACAGTCAACGGAGTGTGTCTGCGCCGGATACATTTGTTGTTCTGAATCTGCAAAGCTCTGAAATGCCCACACTGAACTTACAAGATGGCAGAAACCCCTTGACCAGCAGCCCCGCCATCCCAGTGGAAACACCTTCACATGAGGGGACACCCACTCCCGCCAAAGTGAAAAATACAGAAGTCTTCAAGTGGAAAAAGGAGGCACTGAAAACTGACCTTGTCAAGAACTTTGATTCGACTGAGGTGTCAGTTTCTTCCACTGGAAACTCTGTCAGTGCCAGCCTCCAGGCAGAGCCCACACATGCTTCATCGGTGGGGAAAGGCAGCGAGCTGAACTCAGCCTCTGTGATCAGCTACAGTGGCCCGGTGCCCTCTGTCATTGTACACAGCAGCCAGTTCTCATCGGTGATCAAACACAGCAATGCAGTTGCTGCCCTGACCAGCAACCACGAAGCTCCGGCACAACCTGTCCTCAGTCCGTCCCTGAAGGACGATAGCAGGCCTGAGGCAGAGAAAGCCAGCAAACTTGCAGGCAGGCCCAAAAGcgtgaaggagaaaaagaaagctattCCATGTAACAAGGGAGAAATAACAGAGGAGGCGAAACACATTGCTGATCATGGGGGGTCTTTGGGCAGAACCACTGATGTCGCCGAAGGAACCAGTAAAATCGAAACGTACATTGCAAAACCTGCTCTGCCAGGCACCTCCACAAACAGCAACGTTGCACCCCTTTGTCAAATAACAGTGAAAATTGGGAATGAAGCCATTGTGAAAAGGCATATCCTTGGGTCAAAGCTGTTttacagaagagggagaaaaccCAAGTATCAAATGCAGGAGGAGCCGTTGCCTCAGGAGAGTGACCCAGAAACCCACGGGGACAGCCTTGGGCTTTGCCAGACTGAATGTGTAGAGATGAGTGAAGCGTTTGATGACGTGAGTGACCAGGATTCCACTGATAAGCCGTGGCGCCCGTACTACAACTACAAGCCCAAGAAGAAATCCAAGCAGTTGAGAAAGATGAGAAGAGTCAAGTGGAAGAAGGAGCACAGGAGCAGAAGCCCCAGCAGGAGATGCAGGTACCCAGCTGAACTGGATCGTGCAGAGGCGAAGCCACCTCCGGATAAGGctttggaagaagaagaaaataaagagatgcCCAAGCTACAGTGTGAGCTCTGTGATGGCGACAAAGCAGCAGGGGCGGAAGCGGAAGGCAAGCCCCACCAACATCTCACGGTGAAGCCTTACATCTGCGAGCTCTGTGCAAAGCAGTTCCAGAGCCCCTCCACTCTCAAGATGCACATGAGAtgccacactggagagaagccataCCAGTGCAAGACCTGTGGGCGGTGCTTCTCGGTGCAAGGAAACTTACAGAAACACGAGCGCATCCACCTGGGCGTGAAGGAGTTCATCTGTCAGTATTGTAACAAGGCGTTCACGCTGAACGAGACTCTCAAAATCCACGAGAGGATCCACACTGGGGAAAAACGTTACCACTGTCAGTTCTGCTTTCAGGGTTTTTTGTATCTCTCCACAAAAAGGAATCATGAGCGGAGGCATGTCCGGGAGCATGATGGGAAAGGCTTTGCTTGTTTCCAGTGCCCCAAAATATGCAAAACAGCTGCTGCCCTCAGAATGCACCAGAAGAAACATTTATTCAAGATCTTAAGTAAGCAGGAAAAAATAGGGGACATGTGCCATGAAAACTCAGATCTCCTGGAGAGTCAACTGGGCACTGATTCGGAAGACAGTGACCAAAGGGATGATATACAAACCTTTGCCGAAAATGTCGAGTGA